In Carassius gibelio isolate Cgi1373 ecotype wild population from Czech Republic chromosome B17, carGib1.2-hapl.c, whole genome shotgun sequence, a single window of DNA contains:
- the LOC127975902 gene encoding uncharacterized protein LOC127975902 yields the protein MRSNLRLSGWRCSHQSTPNINEAVDNVYFWHQNAMTPWRSLRTRFEDPVRGRRTPPCLSGFTSFDEPWRSEHTTSPFLFLGRTRSVPEALHCYSRPTLRSSFSSITITARSLSPKRDCIAYSNSTFHPPNTPDRPPSFMARSEYKTPQAIAGTPVPPRHKTVVVMVSENRERHCASESQSSPQAPPVHEHSYTEEEDQTDSLKRPIFRSCAHLELLPSKLSRSTLYLDKSLSIPLGQTLYRSTLSLSLGKPSFTRTSEKPETMIQTKKSYSDWDMANVGVDGIERLSQHLNGSTINGSAFKSNIGSDSDMQCSTLTSMPFRTRCHSSSAAFRPNGKANDVLGPQQCNLRARQAFSEPSGVPQVRIRAHHEVRTVFHTAEKVRRLIECPVSPHLTNCTCGPKTDQQDRGYQLLSLRDALERFRPDFISRSQNRVRRLELRARERRSLQTAEFIMGVETAYRRRNCTRPHPLSDNLFKPKDRAISGKEMQWRSRRIYNKLPEVTKKKEEERKRLVLETNRLRADVFKKKLLDQVLQRHGD from the exons ATGCGCTCAAACTTGCGGCTCAGTGGCTGGAGGTGTTCTCATCAGTCGACTCCCAACATTAATGAG GCAGTGGATAATGTGTATTTCTGGCACCAAAATGCCATGACACCATGGAGGAGTCTGAGGACTAGATTTGAGGACCCAGTGAGAGGAAGACGAACACCCCCATGTTTATCTGGCTTTACATCATTTGATGAACCATGGAGATCGGAACACACAACTAGTCCTTTTTTATTCCTGGGCCGGACACGTAGCGTCCCTGAAGCTCTCCATTGCTACAGTAGACCCACTTTGCGGTCAAGCTTCTCTTCGATCACCATCACCGCCAGGAGTTTGTCTCCTAAAAGGGATTGTATAGCTTATTCAAACTCAACTTTTCATCCTCCTAATACGCCTGACAGACCTCCCTCTTTCATGGCCCGCAGTGAATATAAAACCCCACAAGCCATTGCTGGCACTCCGGTGCCTCCTAGACACAAAACAGTTGTGGTGATGGTGAGCGAGAACAGAGAACGGCATTGTGCCAGTGAGTCCCAAAGCAGTCCTCAAGCTCCACCAGTCCACGAGCACAGCTACACTGAGGAAGAAGATCAAACGGACTCTTTAAAACGTCCTATCTTCCGCTCTTGTGCCCATCTGGAGCTCCTTCCATCCAAGCTGTCCAGATCTACTCTGTACTTGGATAAATCCCTCTCAATCCCTCTTGGACAGACTTTGTATAGATCCACTCTGTCCCTTTCCCTTGGAAAACCATCTTTTACTCGGACCTCTGAGAAACCCGAAACCATGATTCAAACTAAAAAGTCTTACAGTGACTGGGACATGGCAAACGTTGGCGTTGATGGAATTGAAAGGCTGTCCCAGCACCTGAATGGGTCAACCATCAATGGCAGtgcttttaaaagtaatattgGCTCCGACTCGGACATGCAGTGTTCCACTTTAACATCAATGCCATTTAGAACAAGGTGCCACTCGTCTTCTGCTGCCTTCAGACCAAATGGAAAAGCTAATGATGTCTTAGGGCCTCAGCAGTGCAATCTAAGAGCCAGACAGGCATTCAGCGAGCCATCAG GAGTCCCTCAGGTGCGCATAAGGGCCCATCATGAGGTCAGAACAGTTTTCCACACTGCTGAGAAAGTCAGGAGACTTATTGAGTGCCCGGTCTCTCCTCATCTGACTAATTGCACTTGTGGGCCCAAGACTGACCAGCAGGACAGAGGATACCAGTTGCTAAGCTTGAGG GATGCGCTTGAGCGGTTTCGTCCAGATTTCATCTCTCGCTCTCAGAATCGGGTGCGACGATTGGAACTGAGGGCCAGGGAGAGGCGGAGCTTACAAACAGCTGAATTTATCATGGGCGTGGAGACGGCTTACCGTAGGCGAAACTGCACCAGACCACACCCCCTTAGTG ATAACCTTTTCAAACCCAAAGACAGAGCCATCTCAGGCAAAGAGATGCAATGGAGATCCAGACG GATTTACAACAAACTCCCTGAGGTGACCAAAaagaaggaggaggagaggaagaggctAGTGTTGGAAACCAACAGACTGAGGGCAGATGTGTTCAAAAAG AAACTTTTGGATCAGGTTCTTCAAAGACACGGTGACTGA